From a region of the Neodiprion fabricii isolate iyNeoFabr1 chromosome 7, iyNeoFabr1.1, whole genome shotgun sequence genome:
- the LOC124187170 gene encoding glucose transporter type 1 isoform X11, which translates to MVSLPPSLQKQVSVMSMNLSAKLDELQRGDRQLETTVALCEIRTQLQELTKSVESCQSEVSEVKRDMVAIKHELDTVQQVKEEIEELREYVDRLEEHSHRRKLRLLEQGLTLFLSYAILAAVLGMLQFGYNTGVINAPEVNIENFMKDVYKDRYGEDIKESAVKRLYSVAVSIFAIGGMLGGFSGGMIANRFGRKGGLLLNNVLGIVGACLMGCTKIANSYEILFLGRFIIGVNCGLNTSLVPMYISEIAPLNLRGGLGTVNQLAVTVGLLVSQVLGIEQILGTRDRWPVLLGLAICPAILQLLLLPFCPESPRYLLITKQWEEEARKALRRLRASNQVEEDIEEMRAEERAQQAEASISMTELICSPTLRAPLVIGVVMQLSQQLSGINAVFYYSTDLFMSSGLTEESAKFATIGIGAIMVGMTLVSIPLMDRTGRRTLHLYGLGGMFIFSIFITISFLIKEFFGFVQEMIDWMSYLSVVSTLSFVVFFAVGPGSIPWMITAELFSQGPRPAAMSIAVLVNWMANFLVGICFPSMKTALDTYTFLPFSAFLAIFWIFTYKKVPETKNKTFEEILALFRHGNDRSSLRESRLYGSMLNCVNALEEHIPPAESAALMVAEEKPHPDSFVFAAGSERSSIAPAQPERPPPPLPPPRFPNSGV; encoded by the exons ATGGTCTCCCTACCTCCCAG TCTGCAGAAGCAGGTCAGCGTGATGAGTATGAACTTGAGTGCCAAGCTGGATGAGCTGCAGCGGGGCGACCGCCAGCTAGAAACAACTGTTGCACTATGTGAAATTCGAACCCAACTGCAGGAGCTTACCAAGAGCGTAGAGTCTTGTCAGAGCGAAGTCAGTGAAGTAAAACGCGACATGGTGGCAATCAAG CACGAGTTAGACACGGTTCAACAGGTGAAGGAAGAGATAGAAGAATTACGGGAGTATGTGGATCGTCTGGAAGAGCATTCCCATCGAAGAAAGCTTAGACTACTTGAACAG GGGTTGACATTATTCCTGTCGTATGCAATTCTGGCAGCAGTACTTGGCATGCTACAGTTTGGATACAACACTGGTGTTATCAATGCTCCCGAAGTG AATATTGAGAACTTCATGAAGGATGTGTACAAAGATAGGTATGGGGAAGACATTAAAGAGAGCGCAGTTAAGAGGTTGTACTCAGTTGCGGTCAGTATATTCGCTATTGGCGGTATGCTTGGCGGTTTTAGTGGAGGGATGATTGCCAACAGATTTGGCAG AAAGGGGGGCTTACTGCTAAACAACGTGCTGGGCATCGTCGGGGCATGCCTTATGGGTTGCACCAAAATTGCCAACTCGTATGAAATCCTGTTCCTCGGCCGGTTCATCATCGGTGTTAATTGTGGCTTAAACACCTCCTTGGTTCCCATGTACATATCGGAAATAGCACCACTGAACTTGAGAGGCGGCCTGGGCACGGTGAACCAGCTCGCTGTTACGGTGGGCCTCCTGGTCTCCCAGGTGTTGGGCATCGAGCAGATTCTTGGCACAAGAGATCGCTGGCCGGTTCTTTTAGGTTTGGCCATCTGCCCTGCCATCCTGcagctattattattaccattttGTCCAGAATCTCCCAG ATACTTGCTCATAACAAAGCAATGGGAAGAGGAAGCAAGGAAAGCCTTGAGAAGGCTGAGAGCTAGTAATCAAGTGGAAGAAGATATTGAAGAGATGAGAGCAGAGGAACGTGCTCAACAGGCGGAAGCTTCCATTTCAATGACAGAACTCATATGCAGTCCAACATTAAGGGCTCCTCTGGTTATTGGTGTTGTTATGCAGTTGTCACAACAGCTGTCCGGTATTAACGCA GTTTTTTACTATTCTACAGATCTGTTCATGAGTTCTGGATTGACCGAAGAGAGTGCGAAGTTTGCAACCATTGGTATCGGAGCCATCATGGTTGGTATGACTCTGGTCTCGATTCCACTGATGGACAGGACAGGACGACGCACCCTCCACTTGTACGGTCTAGGCGGGATGTTCATCTTCTCCATCTTCATCACGATTTCATTCCTAATAAAG GAGTTTTTCGGTTTCGTGCAGGAAATGATTGACTGGATGTCTTACCTTTCGGTGGTCTCGACACTCAGTTTCGTCGTATTCTTTGCCGTGGGACCTGGATCCATTCCGTGGATGATCACAGCAGAGCTATTCTCCCAGGGTCCTAGGCCAGCAGCCATGTCCATTGCTGTACTCGTTAATTGGATGGCCAATTTCCTTGTCGGCATATGTTTTCCAAGCATGAAG ACTGCGCTAGACACCTACACGTTCCTGCCATTCAGTGCATTCTTAGCTATCTTTTGGATATTCACGTACAAGAAGGTTCCCGAAACGAAGAATAAAACGTTCGAAGAAATCCTTGCCTTGTTCAGACATGGTAACGACAG GAGCAGCTTGCGGGAAAGCAGATTATACGG GAGCATGCTAAACTGTGTGAATGCGTTAGAGGAGCACATACCGCCAGCGGAGAGCGCTGCCCTGATGGTGGCCGAGGAGAAGCCACATCCTGACTCAT TTGTGTTTGCAGCTGGCTCAGAGCGATCTTCCATCGCTCCCGCTCAGCCGGAGAGACCACCGCCCCCGCTTCCCCCGCCACGCTTTCCGAACAGCGGTGTCTGA
- the LOC124187170 gene encoding glucose transporter type 1 isoform X12, whose protein sequence is MSMNLSAKLDELQRGDRQLETTVALCEIRTQLQELTKSVESCQSEVSEVKRDMVAIKHELDTVQQVKEEIEELREYVDRLEEHSHRRKLRLLEQGLTLFLSYAILAAVLGMLQFGYNTGVINAPEVNIENFMKDVYKDRYGEDIKESAVKRLYSVAVSIFAIGGMLGGFSGGMIANRFGRKGGLLLNNVLGIVGACLMGCTKIANSYEILFLGRFIIGVNCGLNTSLVPMYISEIAPLNLRGGLGTVNQLAVTVGLLVSQVLGIEQILGTRDRWPVLLGLAICPAILQLLLLPFCPESPRYLLITKQWEEEARKALRRLRASNQVEEDIEEMRAEERAQQAEASISMTELICSPTLRAPLVIGVVMQLSQQLSGINAVFYYSTDLFMSSGLTEESAKFATIGIGAIMVGMTLVSIPLMDRTGRRTLHLYGLGGMFIFSIFITISFLIKEFFGFVQEMIDWMSYLSVVSTLSFVVFFAVGPGSIPWMITAELFSQGPRPAAMSIAVLVNWMANFLVGICFPSMKTALDTYTFLPFSAFLAIFWIFTYKKVPETKNKTFEEILALFRHGNDRSSLRESRLYGSMLNCVNALEEHIPPAESAALMVAEEKPHPDSFVFAAGSERSSIAPAQPERPPPPLPPPRFPNSGV, encoded by the exons ATGAGTATGAACTTGAGTGCCAAGCTGGATGAGCTGCAGCGGGGCGACCGCCAGCTAGAAACAACTGTTGCACTATGTGAAATTCGAACCCAACTGCAGGAGCTTACCAAGAGCGTAGAGTCTTGTCAGAGCGAAGTCAGTGAAGTAAAACGCGACATGGTGGCAATCAAG CACGAGTTAGACACGGTTCAACAGGTGAAGGAAGAGATAGAAGAATTACGGGAGTATGTGGATCGTCTGGAAGAGCATTCCCATCGAAGAAAGCTTAGACTACTTGAACAG GGGTTGACATTATTCCTGTCGTATGCAATTCTGGCAGCAGTACTTGGCATGCTACAGTTTGGATACAACACTGGTGTTATCAATGCTCCCGAAGTG AATATTGAGAACTTCATGAAGGATGTGTACAAAGATAGGTATGGGGAAGACATTAAAGAGAGCGCAGTTAAGAGGTTGTACTCAGTTGCGGTCAGTATATTCGCTATTGGCGGTATGCTTGGCGGTTTTAGTGGAGGGATGATTGCCAACAGATTTGGCAG AAAGGGGGGCTTACTGCTAAACAACGTGCTGGGCATCGTCGGGGCATGCCTTATGGGTTGCACCAAAATTGCCAACTCGTATGAAATCCTGTTCCTCGGCCGGTTCATCATCGGTGTTAATTGTGGCTTAAACACCTCCTTGGTTCCCATGTACATATCGGAAATAGCACCACTGAACTTGAGAGGCGGCCTGGGCACGGTGAACCAGCTCGCTGTTACGGTGGGCCTCCTGGTCTCCCAGGTGTTGGGCATCGAGCAGATTCTTGGCACAAGAGATCGCTGGCCGGTTCTTTTAGGTTTGGCCATCTGCCCTGCCATCCTGcagctattattattaccattttGTCCAGAATCTCCCAG ATACTTGCTCATAACAAAGCAATGGGAAGAGGAAGCAAGGAAAGCCTTGAGAAGGCTGAGAGCTAGTAATCAAGTGGAAGAAGATATTGAAGAGATGAGAGCAGAGGAACGTGCTCAACAGGCGGAAGCTTCCATTTCAATGACAGAACTCATATGCAGTCCAACATTAAGGGCTCCTCTGGTTATTGGTGTTGTTATGCAGTTGTCACAACAGCTGTCCGGTATTAACGCA GTTTTTTACTATTCTACAGATCTGTTCATGAGTTCTGGATTGACCGAAGAGAGTGCGAAGTTTGCAACCATTGGTATCGGAGCCATCATGGTTGGTATGACTCTGGTCTCGATTCCACTGATGGACAGGACAGGACGACGCACCCTCCACTTGTACGGTCTAGGCGGGATGTTCATCTTCTCCATCTTCATCACGATTTCATTCCTAATAAAG GAGTTTTTCGGTTTCGTGCAGGAAATGATTGACTGGATGTCTTACCTTTCGGTGGTCTCGACACTCAGTTTCGTCGTATTCTTTGCCGTGGGACCTGGATCCATTCCGTGGATGATCACAGCAGAGCTATTCTCCCAGGGTCCTAGGCCAGCAGCCATGTCCATTGCTGTACTCGTTAATTGGATGGCCAATTTCCTTGTCGGCATATGTTTTCCAAGCATGAAG ACTGCGCTAGACACCTACACGTTCCTGCCATTCAGTGCATTCTTAGCTATCTTTTGGATATTCACGTACAAGAAGGTTCCCGAAACGAAGAATAAAACGTTCGAAGAAATCCTTGCCTTGTTCAGACATGGTAACGACAG GAGCAGCTTGCGGGAAAGCAGATTATACGG GAGCATGCTAAACTGTGTGAATGCGTTAGAGGAGCACATACCGCCAGCGGAGAGCGCTGCCCTGATGGTGGCCGAGGAGAAGCCACATCCTGACTCAT TTGTGTTTGCAGCTGGCTCAGAGCGATCTTCCATCGCTCCCGCTCAGCCGGAGAGACCACCGCCCCCGCTTCCCCCGCCACGCTTTCCGAACAGCGGTGTCTGA
- the LOC124187170 gene encoding glucose transporter type 1 isoform X13, with protein sequence MALPRLQGLTLFLSYAILAAVLGMLQFGYNTGVINAPEVNIENFMKDVYKDRYGEDIKESAVKRLYSVAVSIFAIGGMLGGFSGGMIANRFGRKGGLLLNNVLGIVGACLMGCTKIANSYEILFLGRFIIGVNCGLNTSLVPMYISEIAPLNLRGGLGTVNQLAVTVGLLVSQVLGIEQILGTRDRWPVLLGLAICPAILQLLLLPFCPESPRYLLITKQWEEEARKALRRLRASNQVEEDIEEMRAEERAQQAEASISMTELICSPTLRAPLVIGVVMQLSQQLSGINAVFYYSTDLFMSSGLTEESAKFATIGIGAIMVGMTLVSIPLMDRTGRRTLHLYGLGGMFIFSIFITISFLIKEFFGFVQEMIDWMSYLSVVSTLSFVVFFAVGPGSIPWMITAELFSQGPRPAAMSIAVLVNWMANFLVGICFPSMKTALDTYTFLPFSAFLAIFWIFTYKKVPETKNKTFEEILALFRHGNDRSSLRESRLYGSMLNCVNALEEHIPPAESAALMVAEEKPHPDSFVFAAGSERSSIAPAQPERPPPPLPPPRFPNSGV encoded by the exons GGGTTGACATTATTCCTGTCGTATGCAATTCTGGCAGCAGTACTTGGCATGCTACAGTTTGGATACAACACTGGTGTTATCAATGCTCCCGAAGTG AATATTGAGAACTTCATGAAGGATGTGTACAAAGATAGGTATGGGGAAGACATTAAAGAGAGCGCAGTTAAGAGGTTGTACTCAGTTGCGGTCAGTATATTCGCTATTGGCGGTATGCTTGGCGGTTTTAGTGGAGGGATGATTGCCAACAGATTTGGCAG AAAGGGGGGCTTACTGCTAAACAACGTGCTGGGCATCGTCGGGGCATGCCTTATGGGTTGCACCAAAATTGCCAACTCGTATGAAATCCTGTTCCTCGGCCGGTTCATCATCGGTGTTAATTGTGGCTTAAACACCTCCTTGGTTCCCATGTACATATCGGAAATAGCACCACTGAACTTGAGAGGCGGCCTGGGCACGGTGAACCAGCTCGCTGTTACGGTGGGCCTCCTGGTCTCCCAGGTGTTGGGCATCGAGCAGATTCTTGGCACAAGAGATCGCTGGCCGGTTCTTTTAGGTTTGGCCATCTGCCCTGCCATCCTGcagctattattattaccattttGTCCAGAATCTCCCAG ATACTTGCTCATAACAAAGCAATGGGAAGAGGAAGCAAGGAAAGCCTTGAGAAGGCTGAGAGCTAGTAATCAAGTGGAAGAAGATATTGAAGAGATGAGAGCAGAGGAACGTGCTCAACAGGCGGAAGCTTCCATTTCAATGACAGAACTCATATGCAGTCCAACATTAAGGGCTCCTCTGGTTATTGGTGTTGTTATGCAGTTGTCACAACAGCTGTCCGGTATTAACGCA GTTTTTTACTATTCTACAGATCTGTTCATGAGTTCTGGATTGACCGAAGAGAGTGCGAAGTTTGCAACCATTGGTATCGGAGCCATCATGGTTGGTATGACTCTGGTCTCGATTCCACTGATGGACAGGACAGGACGACGCACCCTCCACTTGTACGGTCTAGGCGGGATGTTCATCTTCTCCATCTTCATCACGATTTCATTCCTAATAAAG GAGTTTTTCGGTTTCGTGCAGGAAATGATTGACTGGATGTCTTACCTTTCGGTGGTCTCGACACTCAGTTTCGTCGTATTCTTTGCCGTGGGACCTGGATCCATTCCGTGGATGATCACAGCAGAGCTATTCTCCCAGGGTCCTAGGCCAGCAGCCATGTCCATTGCTGTACTCGTTAATTGGATGGCCAATTTCCTTGTCGGCATATGTTTTCCAAGCATGAAG ACTGCGCTAGACACCTACACGTTCCTGCCATTCAGTGCATTCTTAGCTATCTTTTGGATATTCACGTACAAGAAGGTTCCCGAAACGAAGAATAAAACGTTCGAAGAAATCCTTGCCTTGTTCAGACATGGTAACGACAG GAGCAGCTTGCGGGAAAGCAGATTATACGG GAGCATGCTAAACTGTGTGAATGCGTTAGAGGAGCACATACCGCCAGCGGAGAGCGCTGCCCTGATGGTGGCCGAGGAGAAGCCACATCCTGACTCAT TTGTGTTTGCAGCTGGCTCAGAGCGATCTTCCATCGCTCCCGCTCAGCCGGAGAGACCACCGCCCCCGCTTCCCCCGCCACGCTTTCCGAACAGCGGTGTCTGA
- the LOC124187172 gene encoding mediator of RNA polymerase II transcription subunit 27, with translation MEQLQTALTAIKVLRSSVGQVFDSLGNGLRADHGEDNKEAKYLQELQELLTTVNGNLRDVEQTVSTLNPPPGPFNLASTTYLSQETTQERQALYSTLVNSYKWTDKVHEYSNIAQTLLSQNSLKRSYTNSSRAKRGRSQTSSHNVPPQQVDSVITTIDRLFNDMTVTVSRPFASNAVLHVTLGHVLKAVIAFKGLMIEWVVVKGYGETMDLWTESRHKVFRKVTENAHAAMLHFYSPALPELAVRSFMTWFHSLINLFSEPCKRCGLHLHSALPPTWRDFRTLDPYHQECKP, from the exons ATGGAGCAACTGCAAACTGCGTTAACTGCAATCAAAGTACTGCGATCGAGTGTTGGGCAGGTTTTCGACTCTTTGGGAAACGGCCTGAGAGCCGATCATGGTGAAGATAACAAGGAGGCCAAGTACCTTCAGGAACTCCAGGAACTTCTAACTACTGTTAACGGCAATCTAAG AGATGTCGAACAAACAGTGAGCACTCTGAACCCACCACCAGGTCCATTCAATCTGGCAAGTACGACCTACCTAAGCCAGGAAACAACACAGGAAAGACAAGCGCTCTACAGCACATTGGTAAATAGTTATAAATGGACGGATAAAGTTCACGAGTACAGCAACATTGCCCAAACACTGCTTAGTCAGAACTCTTTGAAGCGTTCGTACACAAACTCGAGCAGAGCAAAGAGAGGAAGATCGCAAACGAGCAGCCATAATGTTCCTCCACA GCAGGTCGACTCTGTCATAACAACAATCGACAGACTCTTCAATGACATGACGGTAACTGTTTCACGACCGTTCGCCTCCAATGCCGTGCTTCACGTCACTCTTGGTCACGTTTTGAAAGCGGTGATTGCATTCAAGGGATTGATGATCGAGTGGGTGGTCGTAAAAGGTTACGGAGAGACAATGGATTTGTGGACGGAATCGCGACACAAGGTGTTCAGAAAAGTTACGGAGAATGCTCACGCCGCTAtgcttcatttttattcacccgCCTTGCCTGAACTTGCTGTTCGATCGTTCATG ACCTGGTTCCACAGCTTGATTAATCTGTTCAGTGAACCCTGCAAACGATGCGGATTACATCTTCACAGCGCCCTACCGCCTACTTGGCGAGATTTTCGCACTCTGGACCCTTATCATCAAGAGTGCAAACCCTAG